CATTGGGCAGCAATTTACCAAAGTCGTTATTTTTCTCAGGTATTATTTCGTATTCGATTTTTAAAGCTTCTAAAACCACCTTAAGGAAAGTTCCGCCAAATTCTCCCACATCCACTGTTCCATATTCAGAAATGTTGACGGACACATGGTATGGCAAATCAACAACTACTACAGTTgtttttcccattttcttttgatttttctttattcttaatcgCTTTCGTCTTTCGAAAATTTTAGTACAGTTCCTAGATTTGTTGATGAAGTTTTTTGAAGACAGTTAAGAGTTTTTGAATCAACGTTTATCAATGATGGTGATATTAAACTCAATGAAATAAGCCAACTTTTGATTTGATGATACCATTTCGTTCTGAAATATTCGTGATTGCAAGGAAAAGAGACAATATTAGAACTACAGATATTTATGGAATTTCCTAGGCTcacctttaaatttattataataatatcgtGTAATAATCTAAAAGTTTcagcaatatttaaaagtatttttacataaCAAAAGACTAGGCATGGTCTGTTattttcaacaaagaaaacaactttcgtaaactttcattatatgagttctaatgatcaaaatattttgttttcagaattttgctttatattatgaaaaattttaggaataaaatctCGTATACATGAATTTCTGTTTTTCGTTTttcatattagataaaaattagtgTTTCACATTACAAAAGAGAttgataaacttttgaaaaagttggtcaaattggaaaatttttgaataatagttatccttatcattttttaaaaaatttctgtaattagaTGTTCTAATAAGGACTTTTTTCTAAAAAGGAAATTGTAGATGGTGCATGATTTTCATTGGCTGATTCATTAcctaaaacttttaacaatatCTTAATGCTATTCTCATAATAATAGACTGATCATGTATtgccatttagaaaaaaataaagaaaaatattaaataagtaccGTTCTTGAAATTGCATTCAGAATTCTGAATGTTGCtgtgttaaacatattttatatttcaaagggatttgaaaataaaaaaatgtggaaatatgTTGTTTATGTAGATTGAACAGAAAAATTTTTGAGCTCATTACAAGTGTTTTGAAATCTCATTTATACAGgacaattcaaaatgaatatagcgattacaaacggctataactatttaatgagaaagaatttatcgataaaaTTAACACAGAATGTAGacggaacttcaaaatttccCATGTCCAAAACAATTAAAGAACTCAAAGTATGTATTTATGATGCGCTTGTGTCGGTGACTGTAGCTATGCTTCAAATGCATGGCGTGAAATGAACTACCGCCTAGATATTGTCCGTGTGACTGAGGGAAGTCACATAGAACATCTATGacgtatgtatacaaaattttgaagttccgtcTACATTATGTGCtaatcttatcgataaattctttttcattaaatagttatagccgtttgtaatcgctatattcatttcGAATTACCCTTGCGTTCATCATTTCGCTTACAATTCTACAGATGTACAACATAAACTAGTACGTTTTCTTAACTTACTAGAATCTTAAACACGATTAGAAATCATTTCCTGTTTATAAAATTCGGAAAAGGTTTTCCGAgtacttttttcttttccttttttttttttttttgaaaattcgtacaaaaataaataattactaaagcCTTACCTGTACTGTATGAAATCcgtacaaaattatttcattcattgaatctgtgtttctatctgaTGCAATTTCATATCCAATGCTTTCAAATAACCCCCATAGTTAATTTTATCTACAGATGTCTCATGGTATTTATGACAATCTAATTTTTATGACCTTCCCACACATCGAATTTTCACATTGAAATTTTCATCGAATACCATTCTGTTtacttctcaattttttttctggaatattaaatttatattacagaaTTTGTAATATGGTTTCTGACATCATTTTTACCAAATTGTTCTGGAGTTACATAAAATGAATTCGAAACATTGAATGACATTGGTGAGGTTACTGCAAAACATCGCatcataaataagaataaaattgtttttatttttttaagcgaaACTCGTAAAAGCCAGTGAAAGGGAAAGgcaaattgataataaaatctaGATTTTGAAGACCTTTTTAAGAAGCATTGTAAATTCACAGCGTTCCAAATAGAATGGACATTTCCGGACTGAAACTTCTTAATTGGAGATTAACTAACTTACTATacaaaaaaagagttttttttttcaaacattattttataaatggttatttttcaaccaaaaacacacataaaattccagttaatatttttttttaccatgttcaACACAGAGGATGGAGCAATTTACATGACGGCATTGTAACTTTATGAGTGTGTCAACAGATATCTAATTACTAGCAGTGATAACCTTTAGAAAACtgtacagaacagaacgccgtctcatactcCCGTATCCGTGActattctggtcactgaacggtttggtgggcatgttacggggattttatttaattaaaaaaatatgtacagtaggaaaacgaaacaaaaataactatttacagaatttacaattatataagaaattatattaagatgaGACAGTTTTCATagtttttcaacttagaaatataatttgtagtaatagaaatataatgctgagagataaaatgtgtaaaaatatgcatatattctGTTAGAAAACTGTacaatggattttaaattaaataatagttgcGGAAAATTTGAACGCGAATGACGTTTTTAGATATTGACTccattgaagaataatttttttttgaaagtcaAGCAATCTCTAGCACAGTgaaacaatgcatttttgaaCATTATAATGCTACTGCACAGTTTgaaaaagagttaattttaatCTCGATTTTAATATCCAATACatgattttttctgttatttggaGTTTTTGCGTATAAAGAACATTTACTTCATAATTTGCAATTATACTCATGTTTTGtagaagaaatttgattttattcttctAGTTGTGCTTGTAAACTGATGAATCGTTTGAATGCTTTTTCCTCAAAACATTGAATCCtcaacttgaaaatataaaaagaaaattcagagtGTGACACATCTATATTGTTACCCATGTTTTCATcgaataatgctttattttatagtGCAAACGAAACTTTAttggtaaaaaatatttggtagaactacaatatttcacaaagaatttctaatataattacaAACAAAAGTGTTATAACAACATATTATGGTATGGAATATCCAGTAACTGTAAATCACTGATGCCAAGACAGCATTctctatttttactatttttattttgaaattttcttaaaaatcatttcaacgAGTTGTCACGACGTTTTCTAACAGTCCTAAATTcgataatataagaaaaattgaatgcaattttAGAAGTGCAGCAGAAGTTTTGGCACTAGAGAAACACGGAGTGTTATCTTCGGAAATATATATATCGCTGAAGTTTCCAAAAAGAGGTGTCCTTGTATTTATGACCTTTACttgcagaaaatttaatttataaatcggTGCTTTGGTTGAATAGATCGGTAAACTAATGGCTGAACATAACTAAATGTTAAGCCAaatgtctataattttttaaatattcaaaagaatgcCACCAGTTATATAACATttagtgtttaattattttatgtttaaagtgattacaatattttcagtgAGAAACtcgttattttcaatttatatatatatatatatatatatatatatatatatatatatatatattcatgtttaCTTTTGAAATGCATGCATCACTCCATAAAGCACTTCTCCAATGAATGCAACAAAAGAAAGTAGCATACCAACACCTAAAAGCATAAATACTCCAAGCAAATCAGTGATGGAAAGagcaaaatcaatattttcagttttcgaTTTATTAGATGTCTTCAAGAAAAGCTTAAAAGAGTAGTCTTGGAGAAATTTATCAAAGAGTCCTGCATCAGACAATCTCAGAATAATCGAATTCAACTTAGAAGGGCAGCAGAATTTTTCCCCGTATGCAAATGCCATGGGGGAAACGTAAAGCGTATCTTCGGCAATAAATAAATCCTCATGATTTCCAAATAGCATTTTCGCTGCATTTCTGTGCATTGCTTCGACGGCTCGGTACTTAATGTACGCACCTGTGCCCCGTTTGGAAACATGTACAAACCATTCGTTACGTACAACTATATCTCCGAGAATTTTAAGATCTTCATCTTCTGAATTCAGTAGAAATGGTACGCTCATGTTATAAAAAGTTGCTTTGTAAGTTCCTTTTTGAACGGCTTTGGACAGTTCTCGGAAAGTCCGCACCATAGTATCTCTTATTGGCTCAATTAAGAAAGAAAGTAGGGTTGCAGACCAGCTGAACGTTACCACCGTGACAAACAATAGCCAAGTTAccagcaatattttatatttcattgaatcaTCCACCGGCATCGAATTTTGTTTTGAGAAGTTTGCGAAGAGCCTGAAGAATATCTTAAACAgtgaatatttgttttgaaagagTCCAAATAAAATGATCATTATAGTGAAGGTCAACAGAATAGCAATCCAAGTATTGAGATCAAAAGGATGCAGAAATCCAAACgtggatttaattttttctggCATAACTGAAACAAAGACGCAAGCTGTCATGCTATAAGGAACACTAAAATTCACCACATTCGTTCGTTCTTCTGTCATAGTGATGTGGGTGAAAGCCAAATCTGCCTCACCCCTTTGCATCATGCCCATCATGCCAGTCCAAGTTCCATTACGCAGCAACTTACCATATGCCTTATCTTTCTCAGGTATAATTTCGTAATCGACATCTAAGGCTTCTAAAACCACTTTTAGGAAATGTCCTTCGAATTCTCCCACATTCACGGCTCCATTTTCTGAGATGTTGACGGACATAACATATGGTAAATCTAGAACTGCAACAGTTGTTTTTGGACgttgattcatttttctttgatttcttttctttctctgaaTCACTGCTAATTTCGaaaatgttgatatatatattttaaatatactgtcgaatattttttaaattcattcacagaTTTTTGTAACAATCTTCTTCAATGATGCTGATGCTATTTAACTCGCTAAAATAAGTCAACTTTTGATTTGACGTTACAATTTCGTTCTGAAGCTTTTGACATTGAGAAGGAAAAGAGACAGTGTTGAAacggcaaatatatatatataacttcataaTTCTGCCTTTGGTAATATATATTTAGGTATAATTTTCgtgcaatattttaatgttatttacataACAGAAGACTAATTATGatcttttattccaaataaagtttaaacaaaGGAAAGAACTTACATGAagtatgtttcttaaaaatacaataagaaCTCTAATGACAAAATTCTTTTGTTTCCCGAATAATGcttggaattataaaaaaaaaattccagaataaaaattcatatatattatgtatagGAATTACTTTTTGTCTCTTTTTTGAATCAAATGTGACATTTGTGTGAATATCTATTGCAAAAGAAGTTGATAAACTTTTGAAAGAGTAAGTCAAATTAGAAAATCTTTGAATAATAGCTatccaaatacatttattaaaacagCAAACATGGCGGCTTACTAATAATGACCTTTTTTTTACAAGGTATTTTTTCTGATACGAAACTTTCATTGACTAATCCAAagcttgaacaattttttttattatttgcataataaaagaataatcacGTGTTGCCATTTCATACAAAGAAAAATACCATTAAGCTCGATTCTTAAAACTGCACTCGGAATTCGAACTCTTTGTTGTgcgaaaaatgttttatgatacaaaagatttatttttcaaacatcaaAATTTGCTTAAGCCTCTTACAAAGACTGaactaaaaaactttttaaaggtgAGTTTATAACATGTGTTTTGAAGCATTCCATTAATGGAAGATAATTTCGCTTAAAATTCGATAGATATATAATAacgattattacatttttttaaattgacttttattgCTTGAAATTCAAACCGACTATCAATCGTTTCTTCTTTATCAGAATCGAATTATGTTTTCGAataccattcgttttatttttttgaaaattttgttgaaaattcacaccaaaataaataatttctaaaacctTGTCGACATTGCATATACTGCACACAAAAGTACTTCATATAaggaatatatatgtattatttaccTAATATAACAACTCATATTTTCAGTTGAAGTCCGAAAGAAGTTTATCTCCAAATATCTCAAGATATTCatgaaaatcttatatttatgattttcttatATTCGCAACGAttcatataaagaatatatatatattatttacttaatataacaactcatattttcaaatgaagtaCGAAGGAAGTTTATCTCCAAATATCTCAAGATATTCATGAAAATCTTATATTCGCAACGATTCatataaggaatatatatatattatttacctaATATAACAACTCATATTTTCAGATGAAGTCCGAAGGATGTTTATCTCCAAATATCTCAAAagatattcatgaaaaaattatatttattattttcttatattcgtAACGATTTAAAATCTATGGATTAGGTAAGTAATAAAGAATGGATGAATTTACATTTAAGAAAAGCTAATTAACCAGTTGATTGTTTTTCatgagtatactcgtcatggaaaaagtacagcATTTTGCATAATGACGAGTTTATTTTCGTCAGGAGTAATTTCTCAAaaccattctctaacagcaaatttaaattataaattaatttttttttatgtttcttttcgttaATAGGCataaatgtatgttagtttaagtaaataaataaatgcgattGCTGAGAAAAAATAAAGGTTATTGcattacaacataatttaatattacacaTACTACATGTttgacgagtgtactcgtcatCGTTAAATTTTTGCAACACAATTTATATACGCATTTTCAGAAGAGGTCGAAAAAATTAACTGGTTAAAATGAGAATCTAGTTTATAGAGACTaagttttaatatgaattttgataGTTGCATATTACTGATTGAAAGATGAATGGATTTTGAGCATATTCAATTCATATTCATAAGAATGTATTAAGAAGTGAAATCTATGGTTGTGTCATGAACATCCTAttcaaatttctcaatattttccagTCATATCAAGAATAATTCTGATTATGcacatcttttatatttaaatgttgtaACTGAACAGCTGAGGCAACGTAAGTAACATTTCATGCTGTATTCTTCGATGTTGTAAATTTGGTAGCTCTGCTTCCCTTgctgtaacttttttttacagtaaattgTACATCAAGATATCCAAACATTTTCGATGttcttattttgttgaaaatctgTTCAATGAATGAGTAAGCGAGAGAATATTTGCTACAAGACAGACAGGTCACTGAATCTAGAAGTACGaaatttatcacatatatttGGAAGAGTAGAAATGTGCATCTTGaggttattttattgaaatttttgttttaattgataaaaaactAAGCGATACTTAGGAATCTTTTCTAtataatttcggaaaatatttgCAGTTTGAAGTAGTAGATATAGTAGGAGAGTCTGGAGTAGTTGCATTTTCGAATTTTTACATTCGaatatcttattatatattaaaataattgcctGTAGAAAAATTCACTTTTCTCTCAATGAATGGTAGGTTTCATTCGTGGTAGgtgccaatgtcatgcaagggaTTCATGGTTATACCTAAAACCCAcaattttatgttgaaatgaGGTTCggtacaacaatttttttaaagactgtgTGAGAAACTTATGGAGAGAAAACgctgtttctttttttgttagtATTTTGTAATCCGTCTAACATTTTAGATGTGCTCATATAATatgaaacttaattaatttctttaatgttgaaatccattgtttattttataatgttagaCTTATAGCTTACATTTAATGTACATTGATACATGATACATGGTAATGTACATTGATACATGATACATGGTAATGTACATTGATACATGATACATGGTAATGTACATTGATACATGATACATGGTAATGTACATTGATACATGATACATGGTAATGTACATTGATACATGATACATGGTAATGTACATTGATACATGATAATGATACATGATACATGTTAATGATACATGATACATGGTAATGATACATGATAATGTACATTGATACATGATAGcttacatttaatttacattatacaTGATACATGGTAATGATACCTGATACATGGTACATGATACATGGTAATGATACATGGTAATGATACATGGTACATGATACATGGTAATGATACATGATAATGTACATTGATACATATCACATGATAATGTACATTTATACATGATAATGTACATTGATGCATGATACATGGTAATGATACATGATACATGGTACATGATACATGGTAATGATACATGATACATGGTACATGATACATGGTAATGATACATGATACATGGTACATGATACATGGTAATGATACATGATAATGTACATTGATACATATCACATGATAATGCACATTTATACATGATAATGTACATTGATGCATGATACATGATTGATACATGATAGCTtacatttaatttgcattaatttttgagtgaacatttaaattttataatagacgTATATAATTAGGCATTAGATAATGAAATTACAGCAACCACTTGCGGCATTATGCAGTTGGATAATGAgtgcatttttatcatttttcacaattaaatttttcttgcgATTATGACGTCATATGATTCGAATATATTTAGCAGGTTTATGCAcacaataaacattaaaaatataactttcttagAAATATCTTATCAGTAGTATCTTATCTTATCAGTAGTATCTTATCTTATCAGTAGTATCTTATCTTATCAGTAgtatctgatttttaaatatgatttactgGGGAGACCGTTATGACTGGTTTATGCACAAGAGATGTAAATGAAACTAAGCGCAATTTTTATTCTTCCGAGCGAATTGAAATTTGATGTTGGAAATCAACAGGTCAAACTGTTTAACTTTGAGAGTTGGAATCTGCATCTCAATTTAGAGTCATTTTTTATccgtctatttttttttctgctattacTTACCAAAATTTAAACACATGAGAAATGGATTTTACTCTATCTTAAAATCGTTTTAATTGCagtgtaattttttattccatattcaGGTGAATATGGATGGCCCAGTCAGGAGGTATCCCGAGTCCATGTCTCCTTTTCAGTTTACTTTCATCTCTAGcctctaatttaatttattcttctcgATGCGTCGAGGGCAGTGAAgtatttttatgagaaatcaCCGCCATTCtatttgcttatatttcttaaaagacaGGAGGTAAGGTCTCATTTTTTGGTAAAGTGACTTTTAGTATGGTTAGTGCACTTTGGTACAGAGTATAGTTGTTTGGCTGGTGTTTAGCGTCAATGCATGAAATAAAGTTAGGGATGGAATAAAAAGGTTACTTTTTTAGGCTTTGCGTTAAATATAGTCATTATCTATGAAGGCATGTCCCGATTAATATCGAGAAAGTTGCCGAGAAATCTTCTGTTGTTGGTCTCTCTTGATGGCGGTTTTGTCGCGTCTCCCATTTCCTTGAACATTTTATACAATTCCTCCTTCAGCCCGTGATGGCCTGGTAGTAAGATCTCGGCTTTGGGACCGATAGCTTACTGGCTTGAGACCTTATTCTACCAAGAATTGCTGAATAAACGGGTCTAAAACATGTTCAATCAGTCCTAGAAGAGttgtttattaaagtttattctcACAACGAAATCCAGCAAATTTTTAGATCAAGGAATCTTTTTTCTCTCATTCTTATAGTGTTACTACACAAGAAATGCTCAACTATCTTAAAAGAGCAGTTGCTTATTGcatgtaataaatgaaaagagCACTAAAGATTAAGCAAAATACTAGAATGATAACTGAATACCTTATTATGATATGATGAGTTGGACAAATATTTGACACGAAACATctcattgtttattttcaattcctTCAAATACCGGAGTATATCAGTATTGAGTTTCCGATTAGGCAGACCCATGCTACCTTTAAGTTCGAAGGCAAATGGATTAAAAAGACACTattcagataaatataaataaatttgtaaaaaaatacaaaattttgctttataaaatattaggataaaaatagtcaaaataaaataaaattggaaagttACTATCCGTTTTATTATgctcatttaattaatatagtaataataaataagaagtgtctgtttatataaaattaagttcaaaTGTGAATATTGGACAATCaagtcatctatacttataataaagctcaatgtgtgtgtgtgtgtgtgtgtgtgttggcactctacaggccagaccgttagaccaacagctacgaaatttggcacgtgtataccttggaggccgggaatgtgcacctccgggttatttttttgaatttttaattagaattttatttatttaaaaaataagcgaaattttaacgtgtttctgctataacttccgaaaatattaccgcacaaaaaaaatttttacatcaatttaaagatcaaaaatttatcttttaaatgataccaatg
The window above is part of the Argiope bruennichi chromosome 7, qqArgBrue1.1, whole genome shotgun sequence genome. Proteins encoded here:
- the LOC129975387 gene encoding glutamate receptor ionotropic, delta-1-like; amino-acid sequence: MNQRPKTTVAVLDLPYVMSVNISENGAVNVGEFEGHFLKVVLEALDVDYEIIPEKDKAYGKLLRNGTWTGMMGMMQRGEADLAFTHITMTEERTNVVNFSVPYSMTACVFVSVMPEKIKSTFGFLHPFDLNTWIAILLTFTIMIILFGLFQNKYSLFKIFFRLFANFSKQNSMPVDDSMKYKILLVTWLLFVTVVTFSWSATLLSFLIEPIRDTMVRTFRELSKAVQKGTYKATFYNMSVPFLLNSEDEDLKILGDIVVRNEWFVHVSKRGTGAYIKYRAVEAMHRNAAKMLFGNHEDLFIAEDTLYVSPMAFAYGEKFCCPSKLNSIILRLSDAGLFDKFLQDYSFKLFLKTSNKSKTENIDFALSITDLLGVFMLLGVGMLLSFVAFIGEVLYGVMHAFQK